A segment of the Sphingomicrobium flavum genome:
GCTCATCATCGTGCGGATCTGAACGGGCGAGGTGTGCGTGCGCAGCACCAAAGGCGTCTCGCCTTCCCCGGCCTCGACATAAAAAGTGTCCTGCATTGCGCGCGCAGGATGCGCCTCGGGAATGTTGAGCGCGGTGAAATTGTGCCAGTCATCCTCGACCTCGGGCCCTTCGGCGACGGCGAAGCCCAAATCGGCAAAGATTTCGGCCAGCTCGTCCATCACCTGGCTGACCGGGTGGATCGATCCCTTGGGGCCGGTATCGGTCGGCAGCGACAGGTCGAGCCTTTCGGTGGCGAGCCGGGCATCCAGCTCGGCCTGCTCCAGCGCGTCCTTCTTGTGCGTGATGGCGGCCTGCACCGCTTCGCGCACGGCATGGATTTTGGGCCCTTCGACCTTGCGCGTTTCGGGGTCCATCTTGCCCAATGTCTTGAGCAACTGGGTGATCTCGCCCGACTTGCCCAGCGCCGCCACGCGGACGGCATCGAGGGCGGCCGCATCCCCGGCGGCGGCAACTTCTGCTTCGAAGCGCGTTTGTAGTTCGTGCACGATTGATTCCGTTAGAAAAATGGCTTCGCGGCGCTAAAGCAGAGGTGGGGCCCCTGATGCAAGGAGAAGGCGATGACGGCCTGGCCCGAATTATCCCATGACCGCGACGGCGAAACGCTCGCTTTGCTCCATCTGGCCAGCCAGATGATGGGAAAGGTGAAGCTCGCCAACAGCTATTGGGTCAACCATGGCTGGCACATCGCCTTGCAGCCCGTGCCCGACGGGCTGTCGACCTTGCCCATCGATGCGGGCGGCCGCCGCTTCACGCTCACCCTCGATCTTTGCCGTCATGCCATCCTGCTTGGCACCGACAATGGCACGCTCGACCAGCTGGCGCTCGATGCCGGCTCGGTGGCGGCGCTGTATCAGGGGCTTGTCGCCATGCTCGAGCGCCACGGACTGCCGAGCGAATTTTATGGCCTGCCCAACGAGGTGGAGGATGCGGTCCCCTTTGCCGAAGATGACCGCGCGCGCCGCTACGATCCCGATAGTGCCGCGCGCCTGCGCGCTGCGCTGACCCAAATGCTGCCCGTGTTCGACCATCACCGCGCGGGTTTTTCGGGCAAGTCCAGCCCGGTTCACTTTTTCTGGGGCAGTTTCGATCTGGCGGTGACGCGCTTTTCGGGGCGCGACGCGCCGCCGCACCCCGGCGGCATCCCGGGCCTGCCCGATCGCATCACCCGCGAAGCCTATAGCGACGAGGTGTCGAGCGCGGGATTCTGGGCCATCGGCGCGGCGGAGGGCGAGCCCTTTTTCTACGCCTATGGCTATCCCACGCCCGATGGCTTCAGCGAGGCCGACATTCCCCATGGCGACTGGAATGACGAACTTGGCGAATGGGTGCTGCCCTATGAAAAGGTGCGCGCCGCCGACGATCCCGCCGCCATGCTCAAGGATTTCCTCGACAGCAGCTATGCCGCCGTCGCCGATCTTGCCGGCTGGGACCGCGACCGCCTCGAACGCGCTCCCGTCGCACCATAGAAAAAGGGCGCCGGCTCGCGCCGACGCCCCGATTTTCTTTCGCTCAGCCCGGTCGCCTTAGGCGGCTTCGGGCAGGGCCTTTTTCGCCTGCGCGATGATCGCGCTGAAGGCGTCCGGCTCATGCATGGCGATGTCGGCCAGGACCTTGCGGTCGAGGTCGATATTCGCAAGCTTGAGGGCGTGCATGAAGGTGCCATAGGTCATGCCTTCGGCGCGGACCGCAGCGTTGATGCGCTGGATCCACAAAGCGCGGAAGCTGCGCTTCTTCGCCTTGCGATCGCGATAGGCATATTGACCGGCCTTTTCGACGGCCTGGCGGGCGATACGGATCGTGTTCTTGCGACGGCCATAATAGCCCTTCGCCTGCTTCAGGATCCGCTTGTGCTTGGCGCGCGTCGTAACGCCGCGTTTTACTCGTGCCATGTCCGCTTCTCCTTACTTGATGCCGTAGGGCGCCCACTGCTTGATGGTCTTCGCATCGCAGTCGGCCAGCACCTTGGTGCCGCGGTTGGTACGGATATATTTGCTATTGTGGCTGATCAGGCGGTGGCGCTTGCCAGCGACGCCGGCCTTGATCTTGCCAGTAGCGGTCATCTTGAAGCGTTTCTTGACGCCGCTCTTGGTCTTCAGCTTAGGCATTTTCGTCTCCTTTGTAGCCCGTTCAAGACGGACGACGATTTCAACCAGCCACGGCAGCCCTTGATGGCCGGACCGGTCGGATATTCCAGAAAGTTGGAAGATCAGAGCGCGCCCTTAGAGGGAGCAGAGTGATTCTGCAAGCCTAGTCGAACAGGCTCGAGACTGAACTTTCATCGGCAATCCGGCTGATCGCCTCGCCGAACAGCGGGGCGATGGTGAGCTGGCGGATCTTGCCGTCCATCGTCATGCCTTCATGATAGATGCTGTCGGTGACCACCAGTTCGGTCAGTTCCGAGGCATTGACCCGCGCTTCGGCGGCGCCTGACAGCACGCCGTGCGAACAATAAGCCAGCACTTCGGTCGCGCCCTGTTCCTTCATCGCGGCGGCGGCGTTGCAAAGCGTGCCGCCCGAATCGACGATATCGTCGACCAGGATGCAGGTATGGCCTTCGACATCGCCGATGATGTTCATCACTTCGCTTTCGCCCGCGCGCTCGCGGCGCTTGTCGACGATGGCGAGCGGGGCGTTGTCGAGGCGCTTGGCGAGGCTGCGCGCGCGCACCACGCCGCCGACGTCGGGCGACACCACCATCAGCTTGCGATCCGAATAGCGCGCCAAGATATCCGCGGCCATGACCGGCGCGCCCCATAGATTGTCGGTCGGGATATCGAAGAAGCCCTGGATCTGCCCGGCATGCAGATCCATCGTCAGCACGCGGTCGGCGCCCGCGGTGGTGATGAGGTTGGCCACCAGCTTGGCCGAAATCGGGGTGCGGGGGCCTGGTTTGCGATCCTGGCGGGCATAGCCGAAATAGGGGATGACCGCAGTGATGCGGCGGGCCGAGGCGCGGCGCAGCGCATCGATCATGATGAGCAATTCCATCATGTTATCGTTGGCGGGATAGCTGGTTGACTGCACCACGAACATGTCCTGCCCGCGCACATTTTCCAGCACTTCGACGAAGATTTCCTCGTCCGCAAAGCGCTTCACGCTGGCCTGCACGAGGGGGATTTCGAGATAATCGCCAATGGCTTTCGCCAGCGGAAGGTTGGAGTTGCCGGCGAGCAGTTTCATTGTCGATGATTCCCCGTGAGCGTTAGGCGTTGGCGTCCCTTAGCGGGGGGCGGGCGCAAAGGGCAAGCTTGTGACAAAAGCGAGACCCGTCTAGCGGAGTGAATGATGAAAATGCGCATCGCCCTTGCCCAGTTGAACCAGCGCGTCGGCGACCTTGCCGGCAATATGGAGGCGATGCTGGAATGGCGCGCCAAAGCGGCGGCACAGGGCGCGGACCTGGTGGTCTTTCCCGAACTGCAGACCTGCGGCTATCCGCCCGAAGATCTGGTGCTCAAGCCCGAATTCGTGCGCCGCACGATGGAGGTGAGCGAGCGGCTGGCCGACGCCACCAATGATGGCGGTCCGGCGATCATCTTCGGTTCGCTCCATGCGGAAAATGACGCCATCTACAATGCCGTCATCCTGGCCGACAAAGGCGGCATCGTCGCGCGGCGATTGAAGCATGAGCTGCCCAATTACGGCACCTTTGACGAGCTGCGCCTGTTCCAGCCCGGCCCGCTGCCCGAGCCGGTCGAATGGAACGGGGTGAAACTGGGCCTGCCCATCTGCGAGGATATCTGGCTCGAACCCGTCTGCCATCATCTGAAGGAACAGGGCGCGGAGCTGCTGCTGGTCATCAATGGCAGCCCCTATGAACTGACCAAGGATGAAGTGCGCCAGGCGCTGGTGATGGACCGCGTCACCGAAACCGGGCTGCCGCTCGTCTATCTCAACCGCGTCGGCGGGCAGGATGAACTGGTGTTCGATGGGTCGAGTTTCATCGTCAATCGCGGCGGCGAGATCATCGTCCAAATGCGCGACTGGGACGAAGCCTTGGTGATGACCGATTGGGAAAAAGGCGATGATGGTTGGCGCTGCATGACGCGCGATGTCCAGCCGCTCGATCCCTACCCGGAAGATGTCTATCACGCGATGATGGTCGGGCTCGCCGACTATGTGAACCGCAACCGCTTCCCGGGCGTCATCCTCGGTCTGTCGGGCGGG
Coding sequences within it:
- the pheS gene encoding phenylalanine--tRNA ligase subunit alpha, whose amino-acid sequence is MHELQTRFEAEVAAAGDAAALDAVRVAALGKSGEITQLLKTLGKMDPETRKVEGPKIHAVREAVQAAITHKKDALEQAELDARLATERLDLSLPTDTGPKGSIHPVSQVMDELAEIFADLGFAVAEGPEVEDDWHNFTALNIPEAHPARAMQDTFYVEAGEGETPLVLRTHTSPVQIRTMMSGKPPFRIIAPGRVYRSDSDATHTPMFHQVEGLVIDKNIHLGHLKWTLETFLKAFFERDDVVLRMRPSYFPFTEPSAEVDVGWSTEKGRRVVGGSEGWMEVLGSGMVHPKVIEACGLDPNEWQGFAFGCGIDRLAMLKYGMDDLRAFFDGDLRWLRHYGFRFLDVPTLSAGVGA
- a CDS encoding DUF5996 family protein translates to MTAWPELSHDRDGETLALLHLASQMMGKVKLANSYWVNHGWHIALQPVPDGLSTLPIDAGGRRFTLTLDLCRHAILLGTDNGTLDQLALDAGSVAALYQGLVAMLERHGLPSEFYGLPNEVEDAVPFAEDDRARRYDPDSAARLRAALTQMLPVFDHHRAGFSGKSSPVHFFWGSFDLAVTRFSGRDAPPHPGGIPGLPDRITREAYSDEVSSAGFWAIGAAEGEPFFYAYGYPTPDGFSEADIPHGDWNDELGEWVLPYEKVRAADDPAAMLKDFLDSSYAAVADLAGWDRDRLERAPVAP
- the rplT gene encoding 50S ribosomal protein L20, whose translation is MARVKRGVTTRAKHKRILKQAKGYYGRRKNTIRIARQAVEKAGQYAYRDRKAKKRSFRALWIQRINAAVRAEGMTYGTFMHALKLANIDLDRKVLADIAMHEPDAFSAIIAQAKKALPEAA
- the rpmI gene encoding 50S ribosomal protein L35; its protein translation is MPKLKTKSGVKKRFKMTATGKIKAGVAGKRHRLISHNSKYIRTNRGTKVLADCDAKTIKQWAPYGIK
- a CDS encoding ribose-phosphate pyrophosphokinase, which encodes MKLLAGNSNLPLAKAIGDYLEIPLVQASVKRFADEEIFVEVLENVRGQDMFVVQSTSYPANDNMMELLIMIDALRRASARRITAVIPYFGYARQDRKPGPRTPISAKLVANLITTAGADRVLTMDLHAGQIQGFFDIPTDNLWGAPVMAADILARYSDRKLMVVSPDVGGVVRARSLAKRLDNAPLAIVDKRRERAGESEVMNIIGDVEGHTCILVDDIVDSGGTLCNAAAAMKEQGATEVLAYCSHGVLSGAAEARVNASELTELVVTDSIYHEGMTMDGKIRQLTIAPLFGEAISRIADESSVSSLFD
- a CDS encoding NAD+ synthase; this encodes MKMRIALAQLNQRVGDLAGNMEAMLEWRAKAAAQGADLVVFPELQTCGYPPEDLVLKPEFVRRTMEVSERLADATNDGGPAIIFGSLHAENDAIYNAVILADKGGIVARRLKHELPNYGTFDELRLFQPGPLPEPVEWNGVKLGLPICEDIWLEPVCHHLKEQGAELLLVINGSPYELTKDEVRQALVMDRVTETGLPLVYLNRVGGQDELVFDGSSFIVNRGGEIIVQMRDWDEALVMTDWEKGDDGWRCMTRDVQPLDPYPEDVYHAMMVGLADYVNRNRFPGVILGLSGGIDSALSAAIAVDALGPDRVWCVMMPSKYTSQESLDDAQGCADLLGCRHDTISIEPAVDAMDAMLDDPQGLTEENIQSRLRMVTLMALSNSHGHMVLTTGNKSEMSVGYATLYGDMAGGYNVLKDAYKTTVFELSRWRNANKPRLGQGPDGPVMPVNVIDKPPSAELRPDQKDEDSLPPYAKLDRMLESLIEDEVSVAEAARRTGVAPEVVADIEKKLLIAEYKRRQAPPGVKIGRRNFGRDRRYPITNAFRTSS